In Bacillota bacterium, the DNA window CTCAAGGCCCAGGTGGTCCAGTACAAGTACTACTCTGACCTGGGCATTTGGGACTACGAGAAGCAGTGGGATGACCCCAACAAGACCAACCCCACGCTGCTCCTTGAAAAGGGGTTGGGCGCCAAGCAAGTCGAAGGCGTTGTCACACGGAACGCCGACATTGATGCTGCCCTTGAGGCCGCAGAGGTTAAGATTGGCGCCGACAGCTACACCATGCCCGGTGCAGTCAACACAGCCGCCATCCTGGGTGCCGAGGTCAGCGTGCTTGCCAAGGGAACCACCGTCCTGTTCGCCGAGGACGTCACAGCTTCGGGTGATGTTGTCAAGGGCACCTTGGATGCAGACGTTACCGGCACGACCCTGTCCATCAAGGACGGCGACGACTACACCCTCGCTGACAGCGCCACGGTGGTCGTGAACAAGAAGGTCACGGACAAGGTCTATCTGACCAACGGTACGGACGTGACGGCGTTCAAGGGCGACGATGGGAACATCCGGTTCGTGGTCGGCTTCCGGTATGACGTCAAGGAGGGGCTGGTCGACACGGACGGGGTCGACACCACCAACAAGACGCTCAAGGTGGCCGGTGTAACGTACACGGTACTTAGCAATGCCACTATCACTAAGAACGGTGCAGCAGCCGCGCTGGGCGACCTCAAGGACGGAGACGTTGTCTACATCGCGCTTGCTCCTCCCGCCGGCGACAACAAGGCGCTCGTCATCGCCGCTTTCGACAGGTCGGTGTCTGGTATAGTCACGGCACTGCGGGTTGGGAGCGACGGGAAGACTTACCTGAAGCTCGGTGACACCGAGTACAAGGTCAGTGCGTCGGCGACGGGTACTTTGGACGGCTTGGATCTCGACAAGGACTCGCCGGAGGATGGGCTTCAGTGGGATGAGTTGGATGACCTCTTCGGCTTCAACGTCACCGCTAAGCTCAATAAGGACAACGAACTGCGGGTTCTGACGGGTACCACTGCCGGGATCATCGGTTTGTGGGGCGAGTTCGATAATACCAAGCCTGCCGTCAAGATCGACGTCAAGGGCACCAAGACTGAGTACCCGGCGGCGAGCACGACCATAGCCAAGCCGGCGACTAACGACATCGACTACAGTACCCCTGTGATTGCGAAGACCAACGCGGCTGGCAAGGTGACATCGGTCGAGGAGCTGACCGCGGTCGCCACTAACGTCCAGGTGCAGGCTGTCAGCACTGCGAACAACAAGATCACCGTCGGTGGCAACGTGTACGCTGTGAGTGCCGACGCGGTGTTCAAGACGCCCGCAGGAGCCTATGTCGGGCTGGCGGGGGTGCGGAAGGGCGACACGGTCACGCTGTACTATCAGGGTGCGGGCAAGCCGGTCCTATTCGGCTTCCTCAACCCCGGCGCAGCGGTTGCCAAGTCGAACGTGTACGGCAAGTATACCGGGTACTCGGTCGACGAGACTGGCGCAGTGACGATGTACCTTGACGTGAAGGGCACCACGACGGGATACCCGCTGGTTGGCAGCCCATACGGGACCATCGGCGCGTTCGTATACGCGGTAGTCCGCACGGACGGCAAGGTCGATACGGTGGACGCGCTGTCCATCGCAACCGGGCTGGATAGCGTGAAGATCGTGGCGATCAACGATGACGGGACGTTCACGCTGGAGAACGGCACTGTCATAGATCCGTCGGCTGCCAGCGTGTACGACGAGAACAAGGCACCGATCGCGGTTGGAGCGCTCAAGGTCGGCGACCTAATCGACGTCTACAAGGGTGTCAACACCCCCGCTGGTGACGACACGGGGAAGGTGGTAGTGATCCAGCGCGATAACCCGTAGTATTGGACGGCGCTGGACGATGACTGGGGGGGCGGATCTGCCGCCCCCCCAGTGTGTCCAAGGGGAAGTGTGGGTGCCGGTCAGGCCGGAGGAGGGAAAGCGTGAGGCTCAGG includes these proteins:
- a CDS encoding S-layer homology domain-containing protein: MRKALVAALVVAFVLSIAATASAAVLTPASFPDVQGQACADAVAKLEALGIGKGIDGQWMPLAPVTRAQFAAFAVRLLGLEGVVKYMVGPTKFPDVPATHWASGYVNVAVAKKLLAGHPDGTFHPDENITFPQAATVLGRVLGYVNLPGEWPSNYMVVASENGLFEGVEFGGDFVTRGDMAIMLWNALKAQVVQYKYYSDLGIWDYEKQWDDPNKTNPTLLLEKGLGAKQVEGVVTRNADIDAALEAAEVKIGADSYTMPGAVNTAAILGAEVSVLAKGTTVLFAEDVTASGDVVKGTLDADVTGTTLSIKDGDDYTLADSATVVVNKKVTDKVYLTNGTDVTAFKGDDGNIRFVVGFRYDVKEGLVDTDGVDTTNKTLKVAGVTYTVLSNATITKNGAAAALGDLKDGDVVYIALAPPAGDNKALVIAAFDRSVSGIVTALRVGSDGKTYLKLGDTEYKVSASATGTLDGLDLDKDSPEDGLQWDELDDLFGFNVTAKLNKDNELRVLTGTTAGIIGLWGEFDNTKPAVKIDVKGTKTEYPAASTTIAKPATNDIDYSTPVIAKTNAAGKVTSVEELTAVATNVQVQAVSTANNKITVGGNVYAVSADAVFKTPAGAYVGLAGVRKGDTVTLYYQGAGKPVLFGFLNPGAAVAKSNVYGKYTGYSVDETGAVTMYLDVKGTTTGYPLVGSPYGTIGAFVYAVVRTDGKVDTVDALSIATGLDSVKIVAINDDGTFTLENGTVIDPSAASVYDENKAPIAVGALKVGDLIDVYKGVNTPAGDDTGKVVVIQRDNP